In the genome of Deinococcus sp. QL22, one region contains:
- a CDS encoding protein phosphatase 2C domain-containing protein has product MTQADDLPRDPAASEQTPPPETLPTEPPQALTLPEAMLPPETPEPLAADQPEDGLLDVDYVFPSHPEMSGGETTTPELHNAEVLGSSDVGESQIHSDGSGTSETPLALDAPPIPESATPSASPDPVAALPATQSAVAEAASAPAAPPSVPEAVAVEESSDLSSFSTGELEEETYAPTVAVQGPQAGEVISGYQLNQDLGRGWFSANALGAGPSVDVYVRPAPLWAGLRPHRLLPKVTPAGDLLVLAPTDGTPLTPPLDPATAQAYVTELARLLFALEKQGYAVTDLDPASVHQTRDGLKLRMPPQVARLGEAVQPTLRDSFTPPEVQEGQPAQAKSGVYLLGALFFQWLTQQPLPAEGPSSVVLAGINASGVPQLLNGMLAPLPQRLSPTELLAALKTAATTLPVYQLAAATDIGLNPERPTNEDSYGFVWKQIGQHGGGNLILRAVVSDGMGGMAAGEVASQAAVRAFLASEALSFEASALEAQVWEANAAVLTDMKGRDGGCTFTGVEIRGTQLHLGHVGDTRAYIAQGGAVVQLSKDHSYVAAMVASGQMTPEEAQVSPERNKVLRSLGSLRAPQDDYVQVLPEPLELPVGSRVLLLSDGVWGEMLPPVIHDILLHEPSLQRIVDHLIELSLASGAPDNATALVIERVR; this is encoded by the coding sequence ATGACCCAGGCTGACGACTTGCCGCGTGATCCGGCGGCCTCTGAACAAACTCCGCCGCCCGAAACTCTGCCCACCGAACCGCCTCAGGCATTGACGCTTCCCGAAGCAATGTTGCCACCCGAAACGCCGGAGCCGCTTGCCGCCGATCAACCCGAAGACGGCCTGTTGGACGTGGATTACGTCTTTCCCTCCCATCCGGAAATGAGTGGTGGAGAGACTACAACTCCTGAGCTCCACAACGCTGAGGTGTTGGGAAGCTCTGACGTTGGAGAAAGCCAGATTCATTCAGACGGTTCTGGAACGTCAGAAACTCCATTGGCTCTGGATGCACCACCGATTCCGGAGAGCGCGACCCCTTCAGCCAGTCCAGACCCGGTTGCAGCCCTTCCCGCCACACAGAGCGCAGTAGCCGAAGCAGCTTCCGCCCCCGCAGCGCCGCCCAGTGTGCCGGAGGCTGTGGCCGTTGAGGAATCCTCTGATCTGTCCAGCTTCTCTACGGGCGAATTGGAGGAAGAAACCTACGCGCCCACCGTGGCCGTGCAGGGACCGCAGGCAGGCGAGGTGATCAGCGGCTACCAGCTGAATCAGGACTTGGGGCGCGGCTGGTTCAGCGCCAATGCCCTGGGCGCTGGCCCCAGTGTAGACGTGTATGTGCGCCCTGCGCCGCTGTGGGCGGGGTTGCGGCCTCACCGTCTGCTGCCCAAAGTGACTCCGGCGGGCGACCTGTTGGTGCTCGCTCCTACCGATGGCACGCCGCTGACCCCGCCGCTTGATCCAGCTACGGCGCAGGCGTACGTGACCGAATTGGCCCGGCTGCTGTTTGCGCTGGAAAAGCAGGGCTACGCCGTCACAGACCTCGATCCGGCCAGCGTTCACCAAACCCGCGACGGGTTGAAACTGAGGATGCCGCCGCAAGTGGCCCGCTTGGGCGAAGCGGTTCAGCCCACCTTGCGCGACAGTTTTACGCCGCCTGAAGTGCAGGAAGGACAACCTGCGCAGGCCAAAAGCGGCGTGTATCTGCTGGGCGCACTGTTTTTCCAGTGGCTGACCCAGCAACCCCTGCCTGCCGAAGGGCCGTCCTCTGTCGTGCTGGCGGGCATCAATGCGTCGGGCGTGCCGCAACTGCTCAACGGCATGTTGGCCCCGCTGCCGCAGCGCCTCTCCCCCACTGAACTGCTGGCGGCCCTGAAAACGGCGGCCACCACGCTGCCGGTGTACCAGTTGGCGGCGGCCACCGACATCGGCCTCAACCCCGAACGGCCCACCAACGAGGATTCCTACGGGTTCGTGTGGAAGCAGATTGGGCAACACGGCGGCGGAAATCTGATCTTGCGGGCCGTTGTTTCCGATGGCATGGGCGGTATGGCGGCGGGTGAAGTGGCGAGTCAGGCGGCGGTGCGGGCTTTTCTGGCTTCCGAGGCCCTCAGCTTTGAGGCTTCGGCGTTGGAGGCTCAGGTCTGGGAGGCCAACGCTGCCGTTCTGACCGATATGAAGGGCCGTGACGGAGGCTGCACCTTCACAGGCGTAGAGATTCGCGGCACGCAGCTGCATCTGGGACATGTGGGCGACACGCGGGCTTACATAGCTCAGGGGGGCGCAGTCGTGCAGCTCAGCAAAGACCATTCCTACGTGGCCGCGATGGTCGCTAGTGGTCAGATGACGCCCGAAGAAGCCCAGGTCAGCCCGGAGCGCAACAAGGTGCTGCGTTCGTTGGGCAGCTTGCGTGCCCCGCAGGACGACTATGTTCAGGTGCTGCCAGAGCCGCTGGAATTACCAGTGGGCAGCCGCGTCCTGCTCCTCTCGGACGGAGTTTGGGGTGAAATGCTGCCGCCCGTGATTCACGATATCTTGCTCCACGAACCCTCTTTGCAACGCATCGTAGACCACCTAATCGAACTGAGCTTGGCGTCGGGTGCACCAGACAACGCGACGGCCCTCGTGATCGAACGGGTGAGGTAA
- a CDS encoding heme-binding protein — protein sequence MKLLLLAAALSGAALAQTAPSQPVQLATTPTVTQTNLSLSAAVRMAQLAVQNCAQQGYNVTATVVDRAGITLAVARSENAGPHTVDASYRKAYTSASARNTTAGIAENIRTNPASAELARLDRFLVLAGGAPVRVNNAVVGAIGVGGAPSGAIDEQCGTDAVTTVLGR from the coding sequence ATGAAACTGTTGCTGCTTGCTGCCGCCCTCAGCGGCGCCGCCCTGGCCCAGACCGCCCCATCTCAACCGGTACAACTCGCCACCACGCCCACCGTCACCCAGACGAATCTGAGTCTCTCGGCTGCTGTGCGCATGGCCCAGCTTGCCGTGCAGAACTGCGCCCAGCAGGGCTACAACGTCACCGCGACTGTGGTCGACCGTGCCGGGATCACGCTGGCGGTGGCACGTTCGGAAAATGCCGGGCCGCACACCGTGGACGCGTCTTACCGCAAGGCCTACACCAGCGCCTCGGCCCGCAACACCACCGCTGGAATCGCCGAGAATATCCGCACCAACCCGGCCTCGGCAGAACTCGCCCGCCTCGACCGCTTCCTGGTGTTGGCAGGCGGCGCTCCTGTTCGCGTCAACAATGCCGTGGTCGGCGCAATCGGGGTGGGCGGCGCACCCAGCGGAGCCATTGACGAGCAGTGCGGTACGGACGCGGTCACTACCGTACTGGGTCGGTGA
- a CDS encoding FHA domain-containing protein, whose amino-acid sequence MTILCTVCGTANPEGTTYCEGCGVELSATAAPTPTTTPQTPQEVLPEVVSTEAAPAPVDATPPAAVFNEPPVFSEAPVSSAELTAAAPTEPVAEEAAPVGGEFTEESASATPVSPELGSELSTAEGAAPAPAAETPSATPVLTGEAKLGIKKFGAPTGEFIPLQGERLVVGRFDASSGPVDIDLSGLGGQEHISRRHAELYRELGVWAVRDLGSTNGVYIKRKGEPSFSPRLQEPATLTDGDELAFGNLMLIFHQS is encoded by the coding sequence ATGACCATTCTCTGCACCGTCTGCGGCACCGCCAACCCCGAAGGCACTACCTACTGCGAGGGCTGCGGCGTCGAATTGTCGGCCACTGCCGCGCCCACGCCCACCACAACGCCTCAAACTCCGCAGGAAGTCCTGCCCGAAGTGGTTTCCACCGAAGCTGCACCCGCTCCCGTGGACGCGACGCCGCCAGCCGCAGTGTTTAATGAACCTCCTGTATTCAGTGAAGCGCCTGTGTCCAGCGCAGAATTGACTGCCGCCGCACCGACAGAACCTGTGGCCGAGGAAGCCGCGCCTGTGGGCGGGGAATTTACAGAAGAATCAGCGTCAGCAACGCCCGTCTCTCCAGAACTTGGGTCTGAACTGTCCACAGCCGAAGGCGCTGCTCCCGCGCCAGCCGCTGAAACGCCCTCAGCCACTCCCGTCCTGACTGGAGAAGCCAAGCTGGGAATCAAGAAATTTGGTGCGCCCACTGGCGAATTCATTCCACTGCAAGGTGAGCGTCTGGTTGTCGGGCGCTTCGACGCTTCCAGCGGCCCAGTAGACATCGACCTGAGCGGCCTGGGCGGGCAGGAGCATATTTCGCGCCGCCACGCCGAGTTGTACCGCGAACTGGGCGTGTGGGCCGTGCGCGACCTCGGTTCCACCAACGGCGTGTACATCAAGCGCAAGGGTGAACCGAGTTTCTCGCCGCGCCTGCAAGAGCCTGCAACGCTGACAGACGGCGACGAATTGGCCTTTGGCAACCTGATGCTGATCTTCCACCAGAGCTGA
- a CDS encoding replication initiator protein A — protein sequence MPERKPRRSAGTPPSVPDITSGYDELNLGRLALISGQKTVPGTLRRWQKQVTTPDGRPVIITCTVPDDQVVPHGLDNDFMVGLVNLCFEAGLPDGPFSVSAYGLLKASGFSDSAQYYRSLEESLVRLNKASYTIDEGWFVQGPHGWTTQSFAQVSYLSYSRSRTGVQGTSVVTVQLAPPVMESLRAGYIKPLDLNFYRGLSQPLVRAVYRQLDALHFDESTADGLVRELTAPLMAWGNRLGLLSDRPDNVVRTLTPAHEELQAKGYVAAVEITGRGRDKVVRYVFGPPPQGEHPGLAALLTDRGVKQGVAVRLSTVFPERIEEAARRFDHYLKVSQRPVGNPGGLLVAMVQRPEDFSELPGYRNQSGAEARAPVKRAGQRTARQGADENEADLAQEDVRLAALSGTDLVDWMLRQLSVLGILKHFTVPERARLADVVLAGNLDGRHLVRAATRAMVGGAPAIGAVVQDVRAHL from the coding sequence ATGCCTGAGCGCAAACCACGGCGAAGCGCCGGGACTCCCCCGTCGGTACCGGACATAACCAGCGGCTACGATGAACTCAACCTGGGCCGACTGGCCCTCATCAGCGGCCAAAAAACCGTGCCCGGCACGCTGCGCCGCTGGCAAAAGCAGGTCACCACACCCGATGGCCGCCCAGTGATCATCACCTGCACCGTGCCCGACGATCAGGTGGTGCCGCACGGCCTCGACAACGACTTTATGGTGGGGTTGGTCAACTTGTGTTTTGAGGCGGGTCTGCCCGACGGCCCCTTCAGCGTGTCAGCCTACGGCCTGCTCAAGGCGTCGGGTTTTTCCGATTCTGCCCAATATTACCGGTCGCTCGAAGAAAGTTTGGTGCGCCTGAACAAGGCGTCGTACACCATCGACGAAGGCTGGTTCGTGCAGGGGCCGCATGGCTGGACGACCCAGTCGTTTGCACAGGTGAGCTACCTCTCGTATTCCCGCTCGCGAACAGGCGTGCAGGGCACCAGCGTGGTGACGGTGCAGCTCGCCCCCCCAGTGATGGAGAGCCTGCGGGCCGGGTACATCAAGCCGCTCGATCTGAACTTCTACCGGGGCCTCAGCCAACCTCTTGTGCGGGCGGTTTACCGGCAACTGGACGCCCTGCACTTCGATGAATCGACCGCTGACGGCTTGGTGCGCGAACTGACTGCCCCCCTGATGGCCTGGGGTAACCGACTCGGACTGCTCAGCGACCGCCCCGACAATGTGGTACGTACCCTTACACCCGCACACGAGGAACTGCAGGCCAAAGGCTATGTGGCTGCCGTGGAAATCACGGGCCGGGGCCGGGACAAGGTCGTGCGCTACGTGTTCGGCCCGCCGCCCCAAGGCGAGCATCCCGGCCTGGCCGCGCTCCTCACAGACCGGGGGGTCAAGCAAGGCGTGGCGGTGCGGCTTTCTACCGTCTTTCCAGAGCGTATTGAGGAAGCGGCCCGGCGCTTTGACCACTACCTGAAAGTCAGCCAACGCCCGGTGGGCAATCCGGGGGGGTTGTTGGTGGCGATGGTGCAGCGCCCCGAAGACTTTTCCGAGTTGCCGGGCTATAGAAACCAGAGCGGCGCTGAGGCCCGTGCGCCTGTGAAACGAGCGGGGCAGCGCACGGCGAGGCAAGGAGCCGACGAGAACGAAGCGGATTTGGCGCAGGAAGATGTGCGCCTAGCGGCCCTGAGCGGCACCGACCTGGTGGATTGGATGCTGCGCCAGCTCAGCGTGCTGGGCATCCTCAAGCACTTCACGGTCCCGGAACGTGCCCGCCTCGCCGACGTGGTACTGGCAGGAAATCTCGATGGTCGGCATCTCGTGCGGGCCGCTACCCGCGCCATGGTCGGGGGTGCGCCTGCCATCGGCGCAGTAGTCCAGGACGTCAGGGCACACCTCTAG
- a CDS encoding ParB/RepB/Spo0J family partition protein, with protein sequence MSKAAKRSRADAFGSLLGALPDLSPDARPPISAVPLQNIQIRPSQPRRHFSEGALASLVQSVREQGVLQPVLVRPVTGGYELIAGERRVRAAQLAGLTAVPAVVRDATDEQADLLAALENLQREDLNPLDEVDATLTIVARQLKIAQGEVLPLLHAQRRTPQPEVTEQLDGVFAQLGRGTWRSFASNKAGVLRFPPDLLDLMRQGTLEYTRAAALARIKDEPLRLQLTQRTLKEALSVRDIALAARPDKAVPEQIMRVRTLLDERRVGRLGLPEQGRVKALLSELEALLLGQGQRSTRAKSKRS encoded by the coding sequence ATGTCTAAAGCCGCCAAACGCAGCCGGGCCGACGCGTTCGGATCGTTGCTCGGTGCCCTGCCTGACCTCTCCCCTGACGCCCGCCCGCCCATCAGCGCAGTGCCGCTTCAGAACATTCAGATACGGCCCAGTCAACCTCGGCGGCATTTTAGTGAGGGAGCCCTGGCTTCCCTGGTTCAGAGCGTGCGGGAACAAGGCGTGCTGCAACCTGTCTTGGTTCGGCCAGTCACCGGGGGCTACGAGTTGATCGCCGGGGAGCGGCGGGTGCGAGCGGCGCAGTTGGCAGGCCTGACCGCAGTTCCAGCCGTGGTGCGCGACGCCACCGATGAGCAAGCCGACCTGTTGGCGGCACTCGAAAATTTGCAGCGTGAAGACCTCAATCCGCTTGATGAGGTAGACGCCACCCTGACCATCGTGGCGCGGCAATTGAAGATTGCTCAGGGCGAAGTGCTGCCGCTGCTGCACGCCCAGCGCCGCACGCCTCAGCCCGAAGTGACCGAACAACTTGACGGGGTGTTTGCCCAGTTGGGCCGTGGCACCTGGCGGTCGTTCGCGTCCAACAAGGCCGGTGTCCTGCGCTTTCCGCCCGACCTGCTTGACCTGATGCGGCAGGGGACGTTGGAGTACACCCGCGCCGCAGCCTTGGCCCGCATCAAAGATGAGCCGCTGCGTCTTCAGCTGACCCAGCGCACCCTGAAAGAAGCGCTGAGCGTGCGGGACATTGCCCTGGCTGCCAGACCGGACAAAGCGGTGCCAGAGCAGATCATGCGGGTTCGGACGTTGCTTGATGAGCGGCGAGTGGGCCGGTTAGGATTGCCGGAACAGGGGAGAGTCAAGGCGCTTTTAAGCGAACTGGAGGCACTCTTGCTGGGACAGGGTCAGCGCTCCACGCGGGCCAAGTCGAAACGCTCTTAA
- a CDS encoding response regulator transcription factor, with the protein MLDSVLPTEPAVFLVDDDEAVRDALATLIGTMGLQVHDYPNAQAFLQTLDPEAIGCLIVDVRMPQVSGLQLQEHLTQAGIDLPVIVITGHGDIDVCRRAFRAGAVEFLTKPVDELALLEAIGLGIRTHLARRSRRLVTQEAQDAVAGLTGREREVLRLIVEGASNKQAARTLGISARTVETHRASVFEKLGVDSLAQLVRVYLSSLETP; encoded by the coding sequence ATGCTTGATTCCGTTCTACCGACCGAACCCGCTGTGTTCCTGGTCGACGACGACGAGGCCGTACGCGACGCACTCGCCACCCTGATCGGCACCATGGGCCTTCAGGTACACGACTACCCCAATGCCCAGGCGTTCCTGCAAACGCTTGACCCGGAGGCCATCGGCTGCCTGATTGTCGATGTGCGAATGCCGCAGGTGAGTGGCCTGCAGCTTCAGGAGCACCTCACGCAGGCAGGCATCGATCTGCCGGTCATCGTCATCACCGGCCACGGCGACATTGATGTATGCCGACGCGCCTTCCGGGCAGGGGCTGTGGAATTTTTGACCAAGCCTGTAGACGAATTGGCGCTGCTGGAGGCCATTGGGCTTGGGATTCGCACCCATCTGGCCCGCAGGTCACGGCGACTGGTCACGCAGGAAGCGCAGGACGCCGTGGCCGGACTGACAGGCCGTGAACGAGAGGTGCTGCGCCTGATCGTGGAGGGAGCCAGCAACAAACAGGCCGCCCGTACCCTGGGCATCTCGGCACGCACAGTGGAGACACACCGCGCGAGCGTCTTCGAAAAGCTAGGGGTGGATTCACTGGCGCAGCTCGTGCGGGTGTACCTCAGCAGTCTGGAGACGCCGTAA
- a CDS encoding serine/threonine-protein kinase, with translation MSCPVCGSAVQPGETVCHTCGAPLTASGLVALPVGMALAGGQYTLSRVLGQGGFGITYAGEDTRLGLKVAIKELFLDGSSRRGKTVVAPGNISSAEYQTTKTGFLDEAKVLASFNDPGIVKVMNYFEENSTAYLVMEFLEGSTLGGLIEKRGPMPPDVVFEVARSVAKTLEVIHQRGLLHRDIKPDNIFFNQTGRIVLIDFGSVRAFVAGKTLSHTRLVTPGYAPLEQYGNSGRFGPYTDIYALGATLLHALTGQMPPPATDLMLGTSLPPMPDSTLPGLRRAITQAMALRVEDRPQSAQALLAILTTPTTRPKTAAPPSPVPPAPAPRAPTPAPPAPKPSAPQVPAPAARPPAPKPKPAPVQPAAAPPKPVPPAPKPLPRTPAAPAPKPSPTPVPAAPVATPKPAPTPPPVPLPAPSAAAAVPVPTAPATKPRAPVSRIIFIAVCTLLGAAVAALSVEEYFAAPIQLTQYALAAGVGAVAGAVAGGLLWFALPVALPLAAGAAAYFYTQTAGLNWPTVVSASIGAADLALIFLILIRRISL, from the coding sequence GTGAGTTGCCCCGTCTGCGGCTCGGCTGTTCAGCCAGGCGAAACGGTCTGCCACACCTGCGGCGCACCGCTGACCGCCTCCGGGCTGGTGGCCTTGCCCGTCGGTATGGCCTTGGCGGGCGGTCAGTACACCCTCAGCCGCGTGCTGGGGCAGGGCGGCTTCGGCATCACCTACGCGGGCGAGGACACCCGGCTGGGCCTCAAGGTCGCCATCAAGGAACTGTTTCTGGACGGGTCTTCGCGGCGCGGCAAAACGGTGGTCGCGCCGGGCAATATCAGCAGCGCCGAGTACCAGACCACCAAAACAGGCTTTCTGGACGAAGCCAAAGTGCTGGCCAGCTTCAACGATCCCGGCATCGTCAAGGTGATGAATTACTTCGAGGAAAACAGCACCGCCTACCTGGTAATGGAATTCTTGGAAGGCAGCACGCTCGGCGGCCTGATCGAAAAGCGCGGCCCCATGCCCCCTGACGTGGTGTTCGAGGTGGCCCGTTCGGTGGCAAAGACTCTGGAGGTGATTCATCAGCGCGGCTTGCTGCACCGCGACATCAAGCCCGACAACATCTTTTTCAATCAGACCGGGCGCATCGTGCTGATCGACTTCGGCTCTGTGCGGGCCTTCGTGGCGGGCAAAACACTGAGCCATACCCGGCTGGTCACGCCCGGTTACGCGCCGCTGGAACAGTACGGCAATTCGGGGCGCTTTGGGCCATACACCGATATTTACGCGCTGGGGGCCACATTACTGCACGCCCTGACCGGCCAGATGCCGCCGCCCGCCACCGACCTGATGTTGGGCACGTCCCTGCCACCGATGCCCGATTCAACCTTACCGGGACTCCGCAGGGCCATCACTCAGGCAATGGCTCTGCGCGTAGAAGACCGACCCCAGAGTGCACAGGCTCTGTTGGCGATCCTGACGACACCAACGACAAGGCCGAAGACGGCCGCGCCCCCTTCCCCTGTTCCCCCCGCTCCAGCCCCCCGCGCCCCGACTCCTGCACCACCAGCCCCAAAACCTTCAGCCCCTCAGGTTCCGGCCCCAGCCGCCCGGCCACCCGCGCCCAAGCCGAAACCTGCTCCGGTACAGCCCGCCGCCGCGCCGCCAAAGCCTGTGCCCCCTGCGCCCAAACCCTTGCCCCGGACTCCCGCCGCGCCTGCTCCTAAACCCTCACCGACCCCCGTTCCAGCGGCTCCCGTCGCCACTCCGAAACCCGCTCCTACGCCCCCACCTGTCCCTCTTCCCGCGCCCAGTGCTGCCGCTGCCGTGCCTGTGCCGACTGCGCCCGCTACCAAACCCCGCGCCCCGGTGTCCCGCATCATCTTTATCGCGGTCTGCACTCTCTTGGGGGCGGCGGTTGCTGCTCTATCGGTAGAAGAATACTTTGCCGCGCCCATTCAACTCACCCAGTATGCTCTGGCCGCTGGCGTGGGCGCAGTGGCGGGGGCCGTTGCGGGCGGCCTGCTGTGGTTCGCGTTGCCGGTGGCCCTGCCCCTGGCGGCGGGTGCAGCGGCGTACTTCTACACCCAAACGGCGGGGCTGAACTGGCCCACCGTCGTTAGCGCCAGCATCGGCGCAGCAGACCTCGCCCTCATTTTCCTGATCCTCATTCGCCGTATCTCACTTTAA
- a CDS encoding integrase core domain-containing protein, translated as MDELMVLRQSHPQLSLRRFAQYAEIPYWRLRDHQHSAPVRCARQQHRDELYEQVRQTALLHPTSGYRLLYQELKAQGQAIGLHQIRVALGELQLHPPQPRKTRNPSPKVSSPQDWPEGRRIQIDATRLSLPDGVCWIYFVLDVLSRVVLASRVVRSLSMHLAKLTLDDAVAVLRAEGHPDTILVQSDGGSDFTGDIFQQGCLKYGSWVRSKVSQLGGTGILERLNRTYKYQFAFRHDWQSMAEVRAAMPDFHRWYNHQRRHSALGYTTPWSTLTSSAKARNAA; from the coding sequence ATGGACGAGCTGATGGTCCTCCGGCAGAGCCATCCCCAACTCAGCTTGCGACGCTTTGCTCAGTACGCGGAGATTCCGTATTGGCGACTCCGAGACCATCAGCACAGCGCACCGGTGCGCTGTGCGCGCCAGCAGCACCGGGATGAGCTGTACGAGCAAGTGCGCCAGACCGCGTTGTTACACCCGACTTCGGGCTACCGGCTGCTGTACCAGGAATTGAAAGCTCAAGGCCAAGCCATCGGATTGCACCAGATTCGAGTGGCGCTCGGTGAACTGCAACTCCATCCTCCGCAGCCTCGGAAAACAAGAAACCCTTCTCCCAAAGTGTCCAGTCCTCAGGACTGGCCCGAAGGCCGCCGGATACAGATCGATGCCACACGCCTCTCCCTCCCGGATGGCGTCTGCTGGATTTACTTTGTGTTGGACGTCCTTTCACGGGTGGTCTTGGCCAGCCGGGTGGTGCGGAGCCTGTCGATGCACCTCGCCAAGCTCACGCTTGACGACGCGGTTGCTGTCCTGCGGGCCGAGGGCCACCCGGATACCATCCTCGTCCAAAGCGACGGGGGCAGCGACTTTACGGGCGACATCTTTCAACAGGGCTGCTTAAAGTACGGCAGTTGGGTGCGCTCCAAGGTGTCCCAACTGGGGGGTACCGGAATCCTGGAAAGACTCAATAGAACCTACAAATATCAATTTGCTTTCCGTCACGACTGGCAGTCCATGGCTGAGGTTCGCGCTGCGATGCCTGACTTTCACCGCTGGTATAACCACCAGCGCCGTCACTCGGCGCTGGGTTACACCACGCCTTGGTCTACACTCACCTCATCGGCGAAGGCTCGCAACGCCGCTTGA
- a CDS encoding ankyrin repeat domain-containing protein, translating to MNTQLVQAAGRGDAAAVRVLLKRGASPDAVQEDGRTALTAAALGDHVEAARVLIDAGADPDRQDQADNNALLVTGETGSVAMLREVLRAHPDLTRTNRFGGTALIPAADRGHTEYVREILKTGIDVNHVNNLGWTALLEAVILGDGGPHHTEIVRLLLGAGADPTLADRDGMTALQHAQERGYAALVGLLKP from the coding sequence CTGAATACACAGCTCGTGCAGGCTGCCGGGCGCGGAGACGCCGCTGCTGTCCGGGTGCTGCTGAAGCGCGGCGCGTCTCCGGACGCTGTGCAGGAAGATGGCCGCACCGCTCTGACCGCTGCTGCACTGGGCGACCATGTAGAGGCAGCCAGAGTGCTGATTGATGCCGGGGCCGACCCAGACCGCCAGGATCAGGCCGACAACAACGCGTTGCTGGTGACGGGGGAAACGGGGAGCGTGGCCATGCTACGAGAGGTGCTGCGTGCCCACCCGGATCTGACGCGCACCAACCGCTTTGGCGGCACCGCCCTGATTCCGGCGGCAGACCGGGGGCACACCGAATACGTGCGGGAAATCCTGAAGACGGGCATCGACGTTAACCACGTGAACAACCTGGGATGGACAGCCCTGTTGGAAGCCGTGATTCTTGGAGACGGGGGGCCGCACCACACTGAAATCGTGCGCCTGCTGCTCGGCGCGGGTGCCGATCCCACCCTTGCAGATCGGGACGGGATGACCGCCCTGCAGCATGCCCAGGAGCGCGGGTACGCTGCACTGGTGGGCTTGCTGAAGCCCTGA
- a CDS encoding transposase, which yields MGKQRKTWTTDVKEAIVLSVLRGELGVAEAARQHDVNESLIHSWKAQFLEAGRARLAGDRPEQGVSLLERENDRLKRILAEKELELDIARKVRRL from the coding sequence ATGGGCAAACAACGGAAAACCTGGACGACCGACGTCAAAGAAGCCATTGTTCTGAGTGTCTTGCGCGGAGAACTGGGCGTGGCAGAAGCGGCCCGACAGCATGATGTCAATGAAAGCCTGATCCACAGTTGGAAAGCCCAGTTCCTGGAGGCGGGCCGGGCCCGCCTCGCCGGAGATCGTCCGGAGCAGGGCGTGAGCCTGCTAGAACGCGAAAACGACCGTCTGAAGCGGATCCTCGCGGAAAAGGAATTGGAGCTTGATATTGCGCGAAAAGTGCGGCGGCTCTGA
- a CDS encoding ParA family protein yields MKVITFFNHAGGVGKSSSVRDIGFTLGQLGHRVLLIDADPQANLTDWLGVRGVTSADGQIRDLRLEDTLYPAVLADDDTELALPSPLRIHGLDLIPGHLDVATIEPLLPGQMMGLLRLKDALRALSGRYDFVLIDPPPSLGQLSALAVIAAQYVVVPVPASGKGLKGLQTVMQMLNRFRKANPELALAMILVTQYNDTTNHSRESLAQLRAQFGHLAPISTPLTYRPALYPDSQLHGEPLPAFARRSPATQEIANVTAQLLDALGTAHHV; encoded by the coding sequence ATGAAGGTGATCACGTTCTTTAACCATGCGGGCGGCGTCGGCAAGTCCAGCAGCGTGCGGGATATAGGCTTTACACTGGGTCAGCTTGGGCACCGCGTCCTCCTGATCGACGCTGATCCACAGGCCAATCTGACCGACTGGCTGGGAGTACGCGGCGTAACCAGCGCAGACGGCCAAATCCGTGATCTGCGGCTGGAAGACACTCTCTACCCGGCGGTATTGGCCGACGACGACACCGAGTTGGCTCTACCCTCCCCTCTGCGGATTCATGGCCTCGACCTGATTCCCGGCCACTTAGACGTGGCAACTATCGAGCCGCTTCTGCCGGGCCAAATGATGGGTCTTTTGCGGCTCAAAGACGCTCTGCGCGCACTGAGTGGTCGATACGACTTTGTGCTGATCGATCCTCCGCCCAGTCTCGGGCAGCTCAGTGCCCTTGCGGTCATTGCCGCGCAGTATGTGGTGGTGCCCGTTCCGGCCAGCGGCAAAGGCCTCAAAGGACTCCAGACGGTCATGCAGATGCTCAACCGCTTCCGCAAGGCCAATCCGGAACTGGCGCTGGCGATGATTCTCGTGACGCAGTACAACGACACCACCAACCATAGCCGCGAAAGCCTGGCGCAGCTTCGGGCGCAGTTTGGGCACTTGGCCCCGATCAGCACGCCGCTGACCTACCGCCCCGCGCTCTATCCGGATTCTCAACTGCACGGCGAGCCACTGCCTGCATTCGCCAGGCGCAGCCCAGCCACCCAGGAGATTGCCAACGTGACCGCCCAACTACTGGACGCCCTCGGGACGGCGCACCATGTCTAA
- a CDS encoding transposase translates to MPSLLEVQGVGPVVAEIVLGETGRIERFKNKCHCASDCGAAPVERGSGQNT, encoded by the coding sequence ATGCCGAGCTTGCTCGAGGTTCAAGGGGTTGGGCCTGTCGTGGCAGAGATCGTGTTGGGTGAAACAGGGAGGATTGAGCGCTTCAAAAATAAATGTCATTGTGCGAGCGACTGCGGAGCCGCACCTGTTGAGCGGGGGAGCGGTCAGAACACTTGA